Genomic window (Mycoplasmopsis citelli):
TCTCTTTAAAGCTTCTTTGTTTTTTAATCATTGAGCATTAAGATGTGTGTCGTATCAATTATTAGTTTCTCTTTTTTCTGCATTTAATCTATTTAATCTATCTTTTTCAACAACATTGGCTCTAACACCACCGATATGGTTAAAAAGTCATCATCTATTTGCATTATAATTATAATTCGTAGGAATGTTCTCATCATTTATAAGCAATCCGGCATTAAACATTCAAGAAAGTGAAGCTTTTATAGTTTGACCAGAAGAAACCTGAAATCTTTCAGATTCTTCAACTATTTCATCTTTTTTATCATTAAAATCTACACTAAATGTTTTCAAATTATTAGCTGCTTCTTTCATTTTTTCAAAATCAGGAATCCCAGCTCCATATTTATCACTAAAACCGTTTCGTTTCTTTGTTTGTGTTGTATCGTTAGTAGAAACTGCAGAAGCACTTAAAATACTTTTAATTGAAGGTACTCTGTAATTTTCTTCATTATCTAATGATGATTTAATTCTCAAAAGCGTTGAGGTAAGACCAGTAATAACAGGTGCGGCATAACTTGTGCCATGTCGAATTGTATTTCCAGTTTTTTTAAATTTATAACTACCGGGAGCAGCTATAAAAGGTTTAGCTAACCCACTTTCTGATTTATCGAGTTTATAATTTGAATAATAAGCTAATTTGTCATCTCTGACATCATTTCTATATACATCATCAAGAGCCCCAACAACAATAGAATTATATGATAATGCATATCAATTAATTCAACCATGTTCATTGTTATCTTTAAAGTCTTCTGTGTTATTGTTTTCATTTCCCGAAGCAAAAACATTAACAACTCCATATTTTCTTGAAAGATAATCAACTATATAACTTTCTTCTAAATAAAATCTTCTTTCTCAATCGTTTGTAGCTCCATAGCTATGATTGATAATTTTAACATTTTTATCTTTGATGAGTTCTTCTAATCTTGTTTGCCATAAACCATTTTTATCAAACTGAGAAAAATAAAGTTTTGAGTGAGTATCAATCCCTTCATCTCCGCTTGCAACAGAAGAAACAAAAGTTCCATGATCTTTGTGTTTCTTATATTCAGACCCTGTATAATTGTGTAAAACTTCTTCTCCATTGTACTTAAAATTATTAGTTTTAGATGAAAAAAATCTTCCATAAGCTTCTAAAACTCCTACTGAATATGGATAAACATCACTTGAATTTATGTCCCATTCTTTTTGTTTGGTGAAATTAACTGTTCTAAAAACATCATCTTTATTTAAAATGTCATATTGAGTTAAATCATCATCTGTATTGTAACCAAAATTATTTTCATACGGAGTAGAATAATTTAGTTCTTTTGAGGTATTAAAAAAGTTATTTTTATATACAATGAATTTAAAAATATTTTCTTTTGCTTGTAATTTTTTGACAAAATGTTCTCTATCTTTTTCATTATTAAAATAAAACCACACAATTGGTGTTTCTTTACTGATTATAAACTCTTTAAATTTTACTTTCTCTTGCTTAACTAAATTTACAAAATCTAGATTTTGGTGTTCGATATAAGCTGAATTTGATAACTCATTTAAATTATCATATTTGTGATTTAAAAGTAACTTTAATTCAAAGTCATTATTGCTGTCTATAGCTCTTGAATTGATAGATTTATTTTGAGAAAAGGATTCTCTAACTTCAAATTTTTCATTTTTGATACTATCATATCACTGTTTTTGAGTGCCTTGTTTATTTGCATAAACTCCTATACCTGAAACAACAACTCCTGCAGATAAAAGACCTGTTGTAGTAAGTAAGAATTTTACTTTTATTTTGATTTTCATTTTATACCACACATATTTCGAAAAAATTAATGATAAAAGCTCTATATTGATTAAAAGCTTTTATTTATATACATTTAAAGGCAAAATACTTAGCAAAAGCTATTAAATTTACTTTTGTTTTAAATCTATATAAAAATTATACTCTTTTATTAGGTTGTCAAATTGCTTTAATATTTTTTAAATAAAAAAATCTAAATTCTATGCTATATGGTTTGATGTTTTGTAATTATCAAAAGAAAAGCGTGTTTAATTTTCTCTATAAAACGGTATATTTAAATTTATATAATAAATTCACTTAAGGAATCTGTTATATCTGTTATTTTTTAGCAAAAATAATGTTAAATGTAGTGTGAGATAACTAAATAAATAAAAATAAAATCAGAACTTTTCATAGTTCTGATTTTTCTTCACTATTTTTATTATTCAACAGGTTTTTTGTCTTCATATAACGACTTGTTAGCTAATAAAAAGTCGTTAGTTTCTTTAAAGTTTAATTTACTATTAATTTTAACTTGAGAACCTTTTGGAACTAAAAGACCTTGATAAAAAATCCTTGGTTTTTGAGCTAAAGGACCCTTTCATGTATCATCTGAAACTTTAAAATTAAAATTAAATTCCCTTTCATCAATAAAAGCTAAGTTTATTTGCGATGCCGTAGAATTTAGCATTTTAATTAATTTAGCTGGTCTATTTGATGGTTTATTTGCTTTTTGAATTAATCGTTGCACGACAATATCGTGTGTTTTTAGTACTTCATTTAATTTTTGAGCATTTAAATAATTTTTTTCAAAATCATTAGTAATTTTATCAATAGTTAAAGGATGGTTTAATTTTTGAGCAACTTTTTGAATTGGAACAATAACAAATTCATTAAACTCATTAGCATTTTTTATGATATTTACCTTAGAAACTAAAGGTAATTCACTTAGTGAATCATTAGTTAAATCTTTTAAAATGAAATTTTCTTTATTAAAAATTCCTTGCTTGTTTTGTATCTTCATGATTATTTCTGAAATTTCAGATCTTTCATGAAATCAATCATAAAAATTTTCTGGTTTGTGAGCATATTGATTATATAAATCGCTAAATAATTGGTTGTTATCATCAGTGATTGTTTCTTTAAATTCAATTCTTTTTTCTTTAGGTACTATAATAACATTAAAAACGCTTTTTTCAGGTAAATCAAGTAAATGAGGAATTGCATGAAGACCACCTTTATGATCAATTTGGGATGGATTAATTACCCAAATGTTTATATGATCTTCTTTTTCTTCTTTGATAGCATATTTTAAACCAATAGGAGAGCGATCGTCAGTTGATTCTAAAACTAAAATGTTATTATTTTTCAAAATATCATCAATGTTTTGTCCGTTTAAAAAATCAGTTTCAAAGATTTTTTGAATTTCTGCATCAGATAGAGTTTTAGGGATTTGGAGTTTTTGGTAAAATAAATTAATTTTTTTAGTAATATAATTTGAAAAATCTTGTTTTGATTTTATTAATACTTTAAAATCTTCTATGAAATGATTAAATTCTTTTTCTTTTTGTTTTAAGTCTGAATGGCCAATGAATTGATCAAAAATAATACTATTATTGGTTTTTATTCCTTGTTCATCTTGTTTAAGTCTAAGTAAATTTATAAAATAAGGTATTTTATCATCAGCATATTCTGAGTAATTTCCTTTATTTGTTTCTCTACCTAGCGTACAAGATACAGTTATTAGCGGCAATAAGGGTGTAGAAAAACCAACTAAAATATTTTTAAATAACTTTGATTTTAATGACATAGGTAAACACTCCTTTATTTTTTGTAAATTCAATTATAAAAGCTTTAATTTTTAATCATATTCTTTTTTACGATTTTTACATCACTATGAAAATTAGTTCTTGTAATTATTATCAGAAAATGTGTTTAATTATCCTTGTAAAAAATAAGTGGATGCATTGAGTATTTAAAAAAATTAAAACACTAACTGAATAAATTTAAATGGTCATTTAAATTTATTCCTTTGTATATTATTTTTCTTCAACTTCGCCATCGATTTCAAAATCATCAACTTTTTCTACTTGATATAACGGCTTGCTAGCTAATAAAAAATCACTGGTTTCTTTAAAGCTTAACTCGCCATGTATTTTGACCTGCGAACCTTTTGGAACTAACAGTCCCTGATAAAAAATTCTTGGTTTTTCAGAAAAAGAATCATTTCATTTGTCATCGTGAGATTCAAAATCAAAATTAAGTTTTCTTTCATCAATAAAAGCTAAGTCTATTTGCGTTCCAGTAGAACTTGGCATTTTAACTAATTTAGCTGGCCTATTTGATGGTTTATTTGGTTTTTTGATAAATCGTTGTATAACAATGTCATATTTTTCAAATATTTCCTTTAAAGTTGGGCGACCTGAAAAGATTGATCTAAAATCCTTAGTAATTGAATCTTCATGTAAAATATTATCCTTATCCGGAACATCTTTTTGAAAAGGAGCTACAAGAAATTCAATAAAATCATCAGGGTCTTTAATAATATGTAGTTTAGAATCGGTTTTAGAATCTAAAGGTAATTTACTGATGTAATCGTCAGTTAAATTTTTAAGAATGAACCTTTCTTTATTAAAAATTCTTTGTTTCTTTTGTATTCTTTTAATTCTTTGATCAATTAAAGTCCCTTCATGAAATCAGTCATAAAAGTTTTCTGGTTTATAAGGATATTGACTATATAAATCGCTTAATATTTGATTATTTTCATCAGTAATTGTTCTTTTGAATTCAAATATTTTGTCTTTAGGAAGTAAAATAACACTAAAAACGTTTTTTAAATACGAAATTGGAAATGCTCCAATAAATTTTTCTTCTTGTTTTCTTTTAGATGGATTAATTGCTAAAATATTTACACGATTTTCTTTCTCTTCTTTGATAGCGTAATCTAAAGCAATAGGAGAATGATCATTAATTGATTCTAAAATTAAAATATCATTTTTTCTCAAAACAACATTAAGGCCTTGTCCACCTAAAAAATCATTTTCAAAGATTTTTTTAATTTCTTCATCAGATAGAGTTTTAGGGAGTTTAAATTCTTCATATAATGAATTAATTTTTTTAGTAATTTTATTGAAAAAACTTTCTTTTGAATATATCCATGTATAAGGTCCATCTAGAAAACGATAAGAAAGTCTTTCTTTTGATGAAGATAAGCTTTTGCCAAATTGATCAAAGATAATACTATTATTGCTTTTTATTCCCTGTTCATCTTGTTTAATTCTAAGTAAATTTGTAAAATAAACTTCTTTTTCATCTAAATTTTTTAAATAATCTTCTCTACTTAATGAGCAAGATGCAGTTATTATTGGTAATAATGGTACAGAAAAACTAACTAAAAGAGTTTTTAATAACTTTGTTTTTAGTGCCATATGTAAATTCTCCTTTTTTCAGATACTCAATTGTTAAATAATTGAATAAATTTTTGTCAGAAAAATAAAATAAACCTCTTAATTGGTTTAATTATAGCAAAATTAAAATGATATAACCCCAAAAGTAGAAACTGAAAATGTAAACTTAAGGTTTTATATCATTATGTTATTTTTTTGCTATTAATTATTACTGTTTTCTAATTTTAAATTCAGTTTTTATAAAGTAATCTCCCTGTCCAAAATCATATACTTGTTCAAGACTTAATCTATTTTTTTCTGTTTCTGTAAATTTAGCATAAAATTTCATTTTTCCATCTTTTTGTTCAAATTTAACAATGTCTGCCATTTTTCTTTTACTATCATAAAAAACCTCGGCTTTAACAAAAGTTACTTCATTATTAACTACAGCTCATTTTTTATATAATTGTTCAACTGTTTCAACAGATTCAATAATTGGTTCTTCAGTGACTTTAGAACGAAATGTTTCTCCCTCTAAATTAACTGTAATATTTTCATATATTTTGCCAACGGGTTTTTTGGGTTTAGGTGTTGTAGAAACTGGATTTTGATTTGAAATAGTAGCTTTATTAGGTTTTGAATTTTTATTTTCTTTAGGTTTTGTTTGAGTTTGATTAGTAGCAGAAGATGTAGATTTTGGTGCATTATTTTGTGGTTTTATTGGTGGTTTTTGTTTATTTTTCTCTGATTTTACTGCGTTATTAACTTTTGGAGTTTCTTTTTTAGAATCTTCAGAAAGTTTTGGATTATCGTTTTTTTGAATTTTTGAAGCAGGTTCTAATTTTAAAAGAGGAGATGTTTTTAAATCTTTAGCAGAATTATCAATTTCTTTTTCTTTTTTAATATCTTTAGAATTGCTATTTTCAGGTGCTATTTTTATCCCTGAAGTATTAGTTGTTGAATCACTTGTTTGACTTTGATTTGGTTGAGATGGACCTTTTGGTTTTTGGTCACTTAAATCTTGCGAAACTTTACCATCATCAGGTTCTTTTTCAGAAATAGAGCAAGATATCCCAGTTATTACTAAAATAGCAGGAGATGCTAAAATCCCTAAGTGTTTAAATATGTTTTTAGTTTTCATAGTACGCTAATTATATAGATAAGTAATTAAAAGTGGATTTGTTTCCACATTTTTTCACAATAATTAGGTTTTAAGTTACAAAAAGCATAAAAAAGTACCTTAGCGGTACTACTATGCACTCTGAAAACTGAATAGTAATTTCTAAAATAATAATTTATTAAAATGTTTTAAATACATCTTAACTTTTAAACCGATCAATTTATTAGTAATGGTCAGCTGAATGTATTACTACACTTACACTTCCATCCTATCAACCTCATAGTCTATAAGGAATTTCAAGGGAATACTTATCTTTGAGGAGGCTTCCCACTTAGATGCTTTCAGCGGTTATCCTTTCCGTACTTAGCTACCCAGCTATGCTTTTGGCAAAACAACTGGAACACCAGCGGTACGTCCACTCCGGTCCTCTCGTACTAAGAGCAGCTCTCATCAATATTCCAACGCCCACATCAGATAGGGACCGAACTGTCTCACGACGTTCTGAACCCAGCTCGCGTACCGCTTTAATTGGCGAACAGCCAAACCCTTGGAACCAACTCCAGCTCCAGGATGCGATGAGCCGACATCGAGGTGCCAAACCTTGCCGTCGATGTGATCTCTTGGGCAAGATAAGCCTGTTATCCCCAGGGTAACTTTTATCCGTTGAGCGACTGCTGTTCCATAACATACAGCCGGATCACTAAGTCCTGCTTTCGCACCTGCTCGACTTGTAGGTCTCGCAGTCAAGCACACTTCTACCTTTGCGCTCTACATATGGTTTCTGACCATATTGAGTGTACCTTTGAACGCCTCCGTTACCTTTTAGGAGGCGACCGCCCCAGTCAAACTACCCACCACGCACTGTCCCCCTACCTGATAAAGGTAGCAGGTTAGAAACTCAACATACCAAGGGTGGTATTTCAAGGATGACTCCATCAAGGCTAGCGCCTTAATCTCACCGTCTCCCACCTATCCTACACATGTTAGGCCAAGTTCCAATACGAAGTTGTAGTAAAGCTCCATGGGGTCTTTTCGTCTTGATGCGGGTACCCAGCGTTTTCACTGGGACCATAATTTCACCGAGTCTAGTGTTGAGACAGTTGAGAGATCATTGCGCCTTTCGTGCAGGTCAGTATTTAGCCGACAAGGAATTTCGCTACCTTAGGACCGTTATAGTTACGGCCGCCGTTCACCCGGGCTTCACTTCAACGCTTCGCTAATAAGCTAACGCATCCGCTTAACCTTCGGGCACTGGGCAGGCTTCACCCCCTATACTTCACCTTGCGGTTTAGCAGAGAGCTGTGTTTTTGATAAACAGTTGCCCCTCACAATTTACTGTGGCCTATGAATATAGGCACCCCTTCTTGCGAACTTACGGGGTCATTTTGCAGAGTTCCTTAACACTAGTTTTCTCGCTCGCCTTAGAATACTCATCTTGGGAACGTGTGTCCGTTCTTGGTACAGGTACCAATAATGTTATAACGCTTAGAAGCTTTTCTTGGAAGCATGAAATCACACAATTTGACATTAAAGCCTATGCATCGCTTCTCCCAGTTATAGAACACGCATTTAACTATGTTCACCAGTAAAAGCTTACCCCTAAATCCATTAATAGGTAGTGCTATCCTTCTCCGTTACTCCATCACTTATTATTGATAGTACAGGAATATTAACCTGTTGTCCATCGGATACGCTTTTCAGCCTCTCCTTAGGTCCTGACTAACCCTGGGTGGACGAACCTTGCCCAGGAAACCTTTCCCAATAGGCGTTGTAGATTCTCACTACAAATCGTTACTCATACCGGCATTCTCACTTCTAAATGCTCCACCAGTTCTCACGATCTGACTTCACTGCGTTTAGAACGCTCCTCTAACGTACATAAATGTACCCGTGGCTTCGGTATTGTGTTTACTCCCGTTACATTATTGGCGCAGGGTCTCTTGACTAGTGAGCTATTACGCACTCTTTAAAGGATGGCTGCTTCTAAGCCAACCTCCTAGTTGTTTATGAAACCCCACAACCTTTCTGACTTAACACAATTTTGGGACCTTAGCCGACGATCTGGGTTGTTGCCCTCGCGAGCCGGGACGTTAGCACCCCGGTTCCGACTGCATGATAATACACAATGGTATTCGGAGTTTGATTATAGTCAGTACCGCTAGGCGCGGCCATTCCATATTCAGTGCTCTACCACCAAAGTTTAACATCACACGCTAGCCCTAAAGCTATTTCGAGGAGAACCAGCTATCTCCAAGTTCGATTGGAATTTCTCCGCTATTCACAAGTCATCCGGGCACTTTTCAGCGTACTACGGTTCGACCCTCCACTTGGGATTAACCAAGCTTCAGTCTGCTCATGAATAGATCACCTGGTTTCGGGTATATGTCATCATACTAATGTCGCCCTATTTAGACTCGATTTCTCTACGGCTCCGCTTTTTTCCACTTAACCTCGCATGATAACATAACTCGCCGGTCCATACTGCAAGATGTACGCCATCACCCATTAACGGGCTCTGACTAATTGTAAGTAAGTGGTTTCAGAATCTCTTTCACTCCCCTCCCGGGGTTCTTTTCACCTTTCCCTCACGGTACTAGTTCACTATCGGTGTCTGGTTAGTATTTAGCCTTACCGGATGGTCCCGGCTGGTTCAGACAGGGTTTCACGTGCCCCGCCCTACTCAGGATGCTATCAGAAGATTTTGCCATTTCGCATACGGGAGTATCACCCTCTATGCTTTAGTTTCCCAACTAATTTTGCTATGACAAAATTTTGTAACTTCATGTAGATAGTCCTACAACCCCAACATATGTTGGTTTGGGCTATTCCACTTTCGCTCGCCGCTACTGATGGAATCATTATTTATTTTCTTTTCCTGTTGCTACTAAGATGTTTCAGTTCACAACGTCTCTCGTCTATAGCGACTATAGATTCATCGCTAAGCAGTTAGACTTTCCTCTAACTAGGTTTCCCCATTCGGACATCCCCGTATCGTAGCGTATATCCAGCTCCACGAGGCTTTTCGCAGGTAATCACGTCCTTCATCGACTTCCAGACCCAAGGCATCCACCACAAACTCTTACTTATTTAAAAGTTATGTATTTTCCTATTGTTGATGTATTCAAAGACATTTTAATAAACTATTATTACTAATAATTTATAACTCGGTATCACAAAACAAATTGACTAATTGTTTTATTTGATGTCGTTGTTATATTAATTAAATATCTTTACTATTCAGTTTTCAAAGAACATATTTGAGAGATTAAAGTTCTCTCAAAACTAGATATATATCACTTGGACTATTCAACAAGCTACATGACTGATTTTTAAAAAATAGTCTTTAAGGTAAATTAAACATCTAATTTAGATGTTTTTATGTACTCCGTAGAAAGGAGGTGATCCATCCCCACGTTCTCGTAGGGATACCTTGTTACGACTTAACCCCAGTCACCAGTCCTGCCTTAGGCGGTTGTTTCCGTAGTTAACAAAACCGACTTCGGGCATTACCAGCTCCCGTGGTTTGACGGGCGGTGTGTACAAGACCCGAGAACGTATTCACCGTAGCGTAGCTGATCTACGATTACTAGCGATTCCGACTTCATGAAGTCGAGTTGCAGACTTCAATCCGAACTGAGAATAGTTTTTTGAGATTTGCTCCATGTTGCCATCTTGCTTCTCTTTGTACTATCCATTGTAGCACGTGTGTTGCCCCACTCGTAAGAGGCATGATGATTTGACGTCGTCCCCACCTTCCTCCCAGTTACCTAGGCAGTCTCCTTAGAACATTTAACTAAGGACAAGGGTTGCGCTCGTTGCAGGACTTAACCGAACATCTCACGACACGAGCTGACGACAACCATGCACCATCTGTCATTCTGTTAACCTCCACTATATCTCTATAGCTTTGCAGAAGATGTCAAGAGTGGGTAAGGTTCTACGCGTATCTTCAAATTAAACCACATGCTCCACCGCTTGTGCGGATCCCCGTCAATTCCTTTAAGTTTCACTCTTGCGAGCATACTACTCAGGCGGATGATTTAATGCGTTAGCTGCGCCGATGGTGTCCATCAGCTAATCATCATCGTTTACGGCGTGGACTACCAGGGTATCTAATCCTGTTTGCTCCCCACGCTTTCGTCTCTCAGTGTCAGTGTATTCCCAGTTAATTGCCTTCGCCATGTTGGTGTTCTTCCTTATATCTACGCATTCCACCGCTTCACAAGGAATTCCATTAACCTCTAAATAACTCTAGTTTATCAGTATCCAACGCGATTTGGGGTTGAGCCCCAAGTTTTGACGCCAGACTTAATAAACAACCTACAGACGCTTTACGCCCAATAATTCCGGATAACGCTTGCAACCTATGTATTACCGCGGCTGCTGGCACATAGTTAGCCGTTGCTTTCTGACAAGGTACCGTCAAGGTAATGTCATTTCCTACACTACTTTTTCTTCCCTTATAACAGCAGTTTACAACCCGAAGGCCGTCCTCCTGCACGCTGTGTCGCTCCATCAAGCTTTCGCTCATTGTGGAAAATTCCCTACTGCTGCCTCCCGTAGGAGTCTGGGCCGTATCTCAGTCCCAGTGTGGCGGTTCAGTCTCTCAACCCCGCTAAACATCATCGCCTTGGTAAGCTTTTACCTTACCAACTAGCTAATGTTCCGCACCCCGATCCTTTAGTGAAGCAAACGCTTCTTTGATATTATCAACATGCGTTGGTAATAAATATCCGGCATTAGCGCTAATTTCTCAGCGTTATTCCAATCTAAAGGGTACGTTAAGTACGTGTTACTCACCCAT
Coding sequences:
- a CDS encoding S8 family serine peptidase produces the protein MKIKIKVKFLLTTTGLLSAGVVVSGIGVYANKQGTQKQWYDSIKNEKFEVRESFSQNKSINSRAIDSNNDFELKLLLNHKYDNLNELSNSAYIEHQNLDFVNLVKQEKVKFKEFIISKETPIVWFYFNNEKDREHFVKKLQAKENIFKFIVYKNNFFNTSKELNYSTPYENNFGYNTDDDLTQYDILNKDDVFRTVNFTKQKEWDINSSDVYPYSVGVLEAYGRFFSSKTNNFKYNGEEVLHNYTGSEYKKHKDHGTFVSSVASGDEGIDTHSKLYFSQFDKNGLWQTRLEELIKDKNVKIINHSYGATNDWERRFYLEESYIVDYLSRKYGVVNVFASGNENNNTEDFKDNNEHGWINWYALSYNSIVVGALDDVYRNDVRDDKLAYYSNYKLDKSESGLAKPFIAAPGSYKFKKTGNTIRHGTSYAAPVITGLTSTLLRIKSSLDNEENYRVPSIKSILSASAVSTNDTTQTKKRNGFSDKYGAGIPDFEKMKEAANNLKTFSVDFNDKKDEIVEESERFQVSSGQTIKASLSWMFNAGLLINDENIPTNYNYNANRWWLFNHIGGVRANVVEKDRLNRLNAEKRETNNWYDTHLNAQWLKNKEALKRQQELKFSDYDLYLQKYKRDEGWVTVERSDSWSSNDELLEYKVPENGEYRIIVKKYKSALFNNSVPDIGAFTYVIKN